In the genome of Centropristis striata isolate RG_2023a ecotype Rhode Island chromosome 6, C.striata_1.0, whole genome shotgun sequence, the window GGTGTTAATGAGATGGTGAATGGTTGTCAGTTTTTATAGCCCCATTTGCTTTCAGTCTGAACGTCTCAAAAGGTGTAATGGGGGGACCAATTACCTTCGGAGGTAGGAACAGAGATGGAAAATTCAcgatacagttgaaaccagaagtttacatacactatataaatagacgcatatgctttttttctcactgtctgacatgaaatcagattcaaattgtctaaaaaaaacccttctctcattattctggcatttagcgaatagaaataattttggtaatcctaacagacctaaaacaggaaaagtgattgtctgattccatgtcagacagtgagaaaaaaagcatatgtgtctttttatatagtgtatgtaaacttctggtttcaactgtatatgttATTTTGTGCGACCAACACTTGGGTAATAAAAGAGGAAGTGCCAtagatatttacattaaataatatttattgacTTAGTGAGtaaatctacactgtaaaaaaaaaatctgtttaatttacggtaaaataccggcagctgtggttgccagaacatcaccgtaaaaaatacagtgagcgtatgtaaatgtaaatatcagcaaaaactgtaatttatacagaataatcccattacttttaggataattgtttcttcatggtatttctccattaactttacatgaaaattgtatatttttacagcaaaactgtgtgttttctacagtttatggcggtagaatttaaagttttatactattgtttgatttacagtaattaaaagtatctactacggtgatgtacaatgtttaattttatgacctatttctgatgcaatttgacagttttttactgtaatttaaacaaacattttttacagtgtacattataATTCAAAATATTGCCCTCCAGTGACTTCAGTCTGAGACAATTTCATTCAGACTGTAAAGAGCGATGCAGCGTATAGTTTGGCTCATTAACGCCTGGATGAACTCAGTTTATGGGAGTACATAGATGATAATTAATGAGGTCAAATGCAGTATACTCATGAAGCCCTGAGGTGACTGTACACAGCGAAAGCTACACAGAAAAGTATGTGAGTCATTGTGAATAATAATGAAAGCACTAAAGTTACCAACTTCACCTGAGGGctcaaagagaggagaggagacaagacaaGAAGGGAGAGTAACGCTTCGTCAACCTAACGTCCCTCAGGCAGATTCAAACCAGCTCCGGGGGACAGAAACATCAGACAGAGCAACATATTCAGAAATCCATGTTCTCCTCAAGCGATTATGAGGCCATAAGAGATGTCAGTGAGAATTACTCGAGGGAGGTTCCAGTGTTTTGTGTCCTCGCTACAGCCAAGTCAAAACCCAGCTGATGGATTTTCCACGCGCGAAGCTTTACTAACAGGAAATGACAATCTGGTCTACAGAGGAATAATCTTCCCCTTCATAAAATGTTCCAAACTGTGTTTGCAGAGCAAATATATCGTCATGCAGGCAGAAAAGATGTTTGCTTCAAagagtctctgtctctctcgctgGGATGTTGCATCGTATAAACACCATAAGGCCTGAGGTGAAATAATTATTTGCTATAAAAATATCTCCCAGAATGTGCATCTATTAAGCATGCCAACACATTGAAGTGAAATGTTTCAAAACACCGTTTAATTGACCGTTTGCTGAGCTCCgacctccctctgctcctccaagCTTTTAAAATACTCTgccataaataatattttgtttaatgtgGTTTACCCAGATAAAaaggtgaaaagaaaaaaagaaaaggggctAGAAGCACACCTACTCTTTCAAATCTTTCAGAAATTCTGGATCTAGCCTTTGCCCCGTCCACCACGTGTTGCATGTGCTGCTAGGTTGACCGGGGAAAGAGCAGAGCTGCCTCAGCTCATGATCTGCAGACTGCAGTTGTAATTTCATGCCAGCTCTAGAGGAAATATTAGTCAGCTAAATATGCTTGAGCCTCCAGACTTACATAAGGAGTCTGTTGtgctccaaaatccaaaataattTCCTTATGACGTACCACATCTAGCTTGCCCAGAAGACATTTGAACCTCagattttagatattttttagtagaggaatgtgaaaacacctctctAATGACAAACTTTGTGCAGATATAAACCAGTTTAATCAGTGTCAGACATTTTAATGGGCATAcatataagaaaaacatttttgaggcGGACGTTTTGTACTCCTTGCAAGGTTTTTGGTCGTCACTTTTGAAAGGTTTCTTGATCTGAAACAGGactaaacaaaaacagacattgaTTTTCAACCACAAATCTTTTGTCAACATTTTGTCAGCCAAAATGAAAACTGTCTGGAGCATTTGTAGCTCACTAGATAATCAAGGTGATGTGAGCtctgttagagagagagagagctatgAGAGTGATGCTAAAGATAGCAGGATGCAGGGAAAATTATGTTGTCAAGCAACATAGAAGATTTCTTTATTAAAACTAAATTTTCGACTTTGACAAATGGCTTTCAGATTGAGGGTTTTATGGGGGCTGTGTTCTCAAACTGCATGTTAGTTAACTTTTATAGAAAGTAAACTGAAGGAACGTGTTAGGCTTTTCTCTAGCTGGTGGttcaaacattaataaacaaacataacataGACTAGTTcacttctttctcttcatctaatAAAAACTTGAGTGTTGAGTAGCAGCTCGGTGATGTTTTCATTCGTGGTGTCAGCGTTTGGTGGAGGATCGAGCCACTGCTTTAGCAAACTGCTCACAGTGGACCCGCCCGTCAGCTCCAACACCCGCctccttcagcagctcgtccactgaaaacaaagacacacgGCTGTCGATCAAAATTTGTTCcatgaaacattcattcattcattatccttaaccgcttattcATATTCTGGTTGCGGGGGATTCATATTCTGGAGCCGTTCCCAGCTGACATTAGAGActtgtccagggtgaaccccacCTCTCacccagactatcacagggctgacacatgagaaaaaaaaagaaacgttgggtgaactcaaaatttcaaggcaacaaatttcgataaaattttaagttgggcaattaaactaaatattttaagttttgtttttgagtttgctcaactctgaatttctctggcacgattgtaaccacaattttgagttagcattgatacgctaatggctactcttgtagctgtaacaagcatcagttagcatcagttagccggtagcatcagtaagccgctagcatcagttagccgctagcatcagttaaccgctagcatcagttagctgctagctttcgctaatgatcgaatttcacaacaaagaaataagagttagcagaactattgtcccttgttgtgaaccccaacttaaagatataagtaacaacaactcacaaacttgtttttgagcagacaactggcttcctttgttgtgctaacttacattattgccctaaatgtcagtaatttatatttccaagctttaccaacttaaatcactgttttaggtcaaaaaatacaagttggcttttttgcagtgtagagacaaacaaacacactctcattcactcctacagtcaatttagagtcactaattaaacctaagtgcatgtttttggactgtgggaggaagccggagtacccggtgagaacccacgctgacacggggagaacatgcaaactccacacagaagagccgcagccgggagtcgaaccagcgaccctttTGCTGTGTGTGGCTACACCTCTAGTGGGATTCATGCTGCGGCCACATACgaagaaccttttttttttttaattttcaagttGTAAACAGTGTTCACATCATTGTCCAGGATTAAATGAAGACTTAATTTTTGTTCTGAAAGCTCTGGTGAATACAACAATacgaaagagaaagaaaagcaaacAAATGTGTTAAACTCTCATCAGTTCATCTCTCTAGGTCGTCCTCAGACGAGCCTTCCATCGTTCTTTCAAGTCTCGttttttcaatcaatgtatttgtatcttccaaatagaCTTCAATGAgccaaaataaaggttttgaatgcttaaatatcgtctttgctgtttttttaatgtgcccctctgattaaacactggcctcTCTTTgacccccacagtaaaattggtctagaaccgccactgctcctGGCTGTTATTTTCTGGCTCAACCTTGGTATTCCCTCTTACACAGTCTTGTTAGTcatcatttaaaacaaataaacctaattgtaatgAATATGGTGCTATATTGTAATTTCTCACAGCCTTTTTAACCCCCACACAGCCAACTGTTGTCTCATCATGTTAATGGAGGATAACTATAACTGAATTTCCTCTAGGaggtaaataaagtcattttgatttgatttgaattgatttgatttgatttatatgACTCTCATATGATACCATTTTTGCGACTGTTGCagtctgaaaaaaaatcttccttCTTGTTAAGTGGAAAAAACTGGATGTTttacaaagcaaagcaaactgTAGCATGCTGACACATGAACCTAAAGGCCTTTATCAACTGTGTTGCACCTGTCGGGgtgaaaaaaagtaacaccctaTCACAGTTATTGATTCGTAACCTCATGTAGTTCAAGCATTGCACCAAACATTTCCACCTGAGCCGAGGTCTGAGAGAGTACATGCATGGGTACACAAGTGGTCATGTGATagtcatttatcttgtttaaagtGCAAAAAtcttctttattctgtttaGTTTAGGACACACAGGCATTCATTTTcagataaagaaaatatttttacctcAATGACAAATTCCtcactttttaaaagaaaataatactttcatattgagattttttttctgattcacATTTCACTGAAACAAAGACCAACATgtcataaatgaataataataacaataaatcatATTTGCATAACACTATAAAAgatccaaaaaaagacgcaagaAACGGTTTAATACCAACACAATTGAATACAATAACTAAGGACAAAAGCAATAACAATTTTGGTAGCAATAtcagtataaataaaaatagataatttatataaaaaaatttaaataaaaaataaacaggaaacGTAATAACAGgaatcagaaaaaaacctaactGTTCTtcatttcttctctttcttttctctcccttaaaagaaaagtaaatcCGGTATTGAAAATGACCCAATTGGAAGCTTTATTGTCTTTACACCAGACTTGGAGACTTGGTCTGAGGGGCTTTACATAAGAGGATTAAAATAAAGGAACAAAAATGagggaaaggaaggaaggaaaacaaAAGAGTTTTATACATGACATTATCTTAAAGATTACCTTCTCGGTCAGTCAGCTTCTCTCCCAGCCCGGTGAGTTTGGCTCGCAGCTCGGAGGCGAGGATGAAGCCTTTCTGCTCCTTGTCAGCCATTTTCATGGCCTCCAGGATCTCCTCCTCCGGCGCCTCCTGCTGGATCTGCCGGTGCATGATGCTCAGGAAGGTGGAGAAGTTCAGCTCCCCACCCGTATCTACAGGAGGAAATATACTTTTACTGGATATGTCCAGTTATCTATAATGTCGCCAGATGATAAcacaaaactttattgatctcTGCAGCAGAAATGACGACACTGCAGGAGAAAAAGTTAGGAGGACCAGTGAGGGGGAAAGATAATATAACACAGTGAATATGAAATAAGTTGTTTAAACAGTAAAGCAGTAAAACAGAATGTTAAGGGAGATGAGATAGTGAcagtttaaacatgttaaataaactGGATCAGTGGAAACTGTGAGTTAATTACAGCTGCTACATACAGAATTTCCCTTCACACTTCCTTAATATTGATAACATGAGAGAAGGTCAAATATCAGGGCCCTTTTGGTATAtagacaaaaatattaaagccataataaaatgaaaatgttttggttCCTCAGACTATCCCATTTAATGATCCCAAGTTGGACTCATTCTTTCAACTTTGGTGTTTCAATGAGCTTTAAGTCATAGCATGGACACTATAAAAGCAGGtcaggtgagccatgaaatatgtaGCAGTTTTATCGACTTTTTCTAGTAGTTCTTCCGACTTGAGGCAGcgttcattttacatttacatttagtcatttagcagacgcttttatccaaagtgacttacaggaagagtaaagacaacaatcaaggtatagtgtaataagagctattagtgcatctaAAAGTGCTAGTGACacttctttgaggagtagagttgtcatgtggtgctaggagagaagatgctccttgaagagctgggtcttcaggagttatCGAGGCTGGTATAAGGTGTTTGCACAAGCAGCaaaaaatacgactcatatttacgttttaatTGTCCTCCGCTGCCATCTTGTGGACTTAGTAGTCATGCAcgcagatggcactagggacgggggggatatgtccccctcaggttcatagtgatcccgatcCGCCCCCCCGACTTTCAGCAACAATggtgtatggtgtgtgtgtgtatggttaatggtgtgttcaaggtctacacgaatgtcagaatttgtCAGAAATCAAGTTCTGACcttgagtgtaaattaaacacaccatgcgttacggtaagaacgcgttagacccgccttcaaaataaaagcaaacacatttaTAGCTTTCAAAAAaggagcacatggatgtgttagcagagtccaacacagaatttaaaagaaggctgtcaaaataagatgccttaaataaaacacagaagaacTCTTATTCTCCTCCTTCtactaaaatatgcaatgattgagatggaatagtggcattagaatgtgcgggaggcaccaaatttaggcttttagggcaaaaatgttctcaggGGGagtatgcccccggaccccccaactttgtttgggtccccccatcGTAGCCACAGAAAAtcttgtgggaaacactggtcctAGAGGTTTGACAGACTGTACAGAcaagaaagacaagaaaatgcCCAGCAgggtgatgaaaggaggagagatgttttggGTCCTTTGTAAGTCAGCTTCAAGTTAGTAaatttggttgttgtttacaccacagtttatttaaaaaatgtttaaataaaacatatttggttTAAGACATGGAGTGGCAAAATAGCTCACTGAGTTGAAATTATTTGCCGACAGCTTtgtccccccagttcaaaaatcctaTCTGCGCCCCTGGTAGTAGTAATGTTTGATGGTGAATTTTAATAGATATCACAAtcgaggagggagggagaggaggtgggTTGGTAAAAGTAGATTACTTTTTATGTACATGTCACCCTGGTAACTAcgtcacttccagcatttacgtacattattcataatgcctaaccaggaagtgttttgcctcaaacctaggtcagtggttttgtaacctaaatccacagaaactgcagccttttttacaaccgcgaactGTATGTGTATACTGACATGTGCTATTTTTAGTggtcatatgtgtcgttatgggtggtattgaacggtctattctgttgtcTAGGTTTGGGGATCTTGTTGGCGTTTTTCGAATTGGACTTCCATGGCATTTAATGTAAGGACTGTTCCCACTACAGCCCagtacccggaatgaggcgggtctcactcgccgaaatgcccctaatttgaatatgagccgtccgaagcggacttttgtcgggacttttttcatccctgtagaagagcagggtcttgttctcccctgaaaaaagcctggttactgattggatagatcgctaagcaggatgtgacgtagtactctacgagacaacaacaaacggcatttgtaaaagccggcgaagcagtgttgccaacttagcaactttgttggtATATTtcgcgacttttcagaccccattaggaactatttttcaagaaagcgacttgAGAAAATTGGGAGGagtgttaaccccttagcgtccagtctgcaaaatgCTAATGGGCTAACAGTTAGCcgtgtagcagtacagtgtgtatgtgctgctgcagtgttcacttagcgatctctgtttgtttacaacaagcactgacaagacactctgtgcacagttagtgatgttgattaattcatcatcattatgtttatgatcagcggggatgctgtgcataattagccatgctgctttctttatgatcagctgctgaagtTGTGCTCAGTTAGCTATAGCGGCCAAAGTTGTGTCTTCCGTGTTTAATCTGTCGCATATTTGATGTCATGgtcaaaactgtcgctaagtgATTACGCGATGGTCCAAAaacatacgtcacctccggagtctcattaatccctctgggggcctttttgtagtggagacacgcagagtgagcggacactTGAGATGGTGtgacctgagactttcccagcagccactc includes:
- the LOC131973689 gene encoding calmodulin-like protein 4 is translated as MHRQIQQEAPEEEILEAMKMADKEQKGFILASELRAKLTGLGEKLTDREVDELLKEAGVGADGRVHCEQFAKAVARSSTKR